In the Nicotiana tabacum cultivar K326 chromosome 16, ASM71507v2, whole genome shotgun sequence genome, one interval contains:
- the LOC107792985 gene encoding uncharacterized protein LOC107792985 yields MAFSLIIPCYMSRNPHILNPCSGSQTPIFNPLCQTKNLRTSCQRSGLLLSNKRPRDLVVHATPETGDLLSGVIPFLPSGENSWMSWAVGLGVTVPLLTARLLTVTKQVAVAAETVESVADAVGKVADEVDKVAEEFAEKLPEGGMLKGIVKSIEHLAEETENDAQLVEDLMDKVEEVDQKLEAFISNQVMKIPNSNDGKKQ; encoded by the exons ATGGCGTTCTCACTAATTATCCCTTGTTATATGTCAAGAAATCCCCATATTCTTAATCCATGCAGCGGATCTCAAACTCCGATCTTTAATCCTTTATGTCAAACTAAAAATCTCAGAACCAGCTGCCAGAGATCTGGTCTACTACTAAGTAACAAAAGACCAAG GGATTTAGTTGTCCATGCAACACCTGAAACAGGAGATCTACTTTCAGGAGTTATTCCCTTTTTACCATCTGGTGAAAATTCTTG GATGAGTTGGGCTGTGGGATTAGGTGTAACAGTACCTTTGTTAACAGCAAGATTATTAACAGTAACAA AGCAAGTTGCAGTTGCGGCGGAGACGGTGGAGTCGGTGGCGGATGCGGTGGGAAAAGTTGCGGATGAAGTGGACAAGGTGGCGGAGGAATTCGCGGAGAAGCTGCCGGAAGGTGGAATGCTTAAAGGTATAGTGAAGTCCATCGAACACTTGGCTGAAGAAACTGAAAATGATGCTCAATTAGTCGAAGACCTAATGGACAAg GTTGAAGAAGTGGATCAAAAGTTGGAGGCATTTATCAGTAATCAAGTAATGAAGATACCAAATTCAAATGATGGGAAGAAACAATAG